The following are encoded together in the Gordonia insulae genome:
- a CDS encoding biliverdin-producing heme oxygenase gives MTTTPEDARRLVHAEPARPLSEDLRAATAVAHDRAERATFVDDLMSGRLDALGYRRMAEQLYFVYRALETVGDELSGDDVAGPVVDERLRRLPRLGADLATLGVDPSAVIPLPGVRAYVAAIEATRDDPARFVALHYTRYLGDLSGGQVIRSRMKLHYGLTDDALTFYVFDDIDKLKRYKDAYRDTLDALPLDEAQAAALVEEAVAAFGHNERMFAELTG, from the coding sequence ATGACGACCACGCCCGAAGACGCCCGTCGCCTCGTCCACGCCGAGCCCGCCCGCCCTCTCTCGGAAGACCTGCGTGCCGCGACGGCGGTGGCACACGACCGGGCGGAACGCGCGACGTTCGTCGACGATCTGATGTCGGGCCGGCTCGATGCCCTCGGGTATCGACGGATGGCCGAGCAGCTCTACTTCGTCTATCGGGCGCTCGAGACCGTCGGCGACGAGCTGTCCGGCGATGACGTCGCCGGGCCGGTCGTGGACGAGCGTCTGCGTCGTCTCCCGCGGCTCGGCGCCGACCTGGCGACCCTGGGCGTCGATCCGTCCGCGGTGATCCCGCTGCCGGGGGTACGCGCGTATGTCGCGGCCATCGAGGCGACCCGCGATGACCCGGCGCGCTTCGTCGCACTCCACTACACCCGATATCTGGGCGATCTCAGTGGGGGACAGGTGATCCGGAGCCGGATGAAGCTGCACTACGGACTCACCGACGACGCGCTGACCTTCTACGTCTTCGACGACATCGACAAACTCAAGCGCTACAAGGACGCCTATCGCGACACCCTCGACGCGCTGCCACTCGACGAGGCGCAGGCCGCGGCGCTCGTCGAGGAGGCGGTCGCCGCGTTCGGACACAACGAGCGGATGTTCGCCGAATTGACCGGCTGA
- a CDS encoding TetR/AcrR family transcriptional regulator, with protein MPSSDDADHPLIPRYLALLWGREDPTPRRGPRPTLTVHDIGRAAVAIADAQGVGAVSMKAIAAELGLTTMSLYRYVDSKDDVIEVMVDTAFGPCDPTLTATGTWRERLTSWALAAASLSRERPWLAAIPLRRPPVGPNVLSWTDAGVRSFTDTGLTGQQKLSALLLVDGFVRHHVRQASQMGMLDATDTGTGPTYEAMVSELVDHRLPHLAAAINDPGPPEDDDYFTTELTFGLSVILDGIDALIESV; from the coding sequence ATGCCCTCGTCTGACGATGCCGACCACCCCCTGATCCCGCGGTATCTCGCACTGCTGTGGGGACGCGAGGACCCGACTCCGCGACGCGGGCCCCGTCCGACCCTGACCGTGCACGACATCGGTCGGGCCGCCGTCGCGATCGCCGACGCACAGGGTGTCGGCGCGGTGTCGATGAAGGCCATCGCCGCGGAACTCGGACTGACGACCATGTCGCTGTACCGCTACGTCGACAGCAAGGACGATGTGATCGAGGTGATGGTCGACACGGCCTTCGGCCCGTGCGATCCGACCCTGACCGCCACGGGCACCTGGCGGGAACGGCTCACCTCGTGGGCGCTCGCCGCCGCGTCGTTGTCGCGCGAACGTCCCTGGCTCGCTGCGATCCCGCTGCGCCGGCCACCGGTCGGGCCCAACGTACTGTCCTGGACCGACGCCGGCGTCCGATCGTTCACCGACACCGGACTGACCGGGCAGCAGAAGCTGAGCGCCCTGCTCCTGGTGGACGGATTCGTCCGTCACCACGTCCGGCAGGCGAGCCAGATGGGCATGCTCGACGCCACCGACACCGGGACCGGCCCCACCTACGAGGCGATGGTGTCCGAACTCGTCGACCACCGGTTGCCGCATCTCGCGGCGGCGATCAACGATCCGGGACCGCCCGAGGACGACGACTACTTCACCACCGAACTCACCTTCGGGCTGTCGGTGATCCTCGACGGGATCGACGCACTCATCGAGTCCGTCTGA
- a CDS encoding bifunctional [glutamine synthetase] adenylyltransferase/[glutamine synthetase]-adenylyl-L-tyrosine phosphorylase, giving the protein MTSLRGRGSVPSAGRLGLLETSAPGHLADLEWDNEDSVDVLWALSRAPDADLALRALIRIKGAVGADAWAEVDDLIRTDKGFRGRLFAVLGGSDALGDHVVAEPSSWRLLTTSMLPSVDEMNERMLASVGATPEPGELEKGNKVYRAALTGPKAVVALRIAYRDLLLQLAAHDLAPTVEDEEVMYLPEVGAYLADAADAALTAALSVAIAEVCGDKPMPVRLAVIAMGKCGARELNYVSDVDVVFVSEPADGVSARIAGELMRVGSLAFFEVDAALRPEGKAGALTRTVDSHLAYYRRWAKTWEFQALLKARPMTGDMQLADEYLAAVSPLVWTAAERDDFVPEVQAMRRRVESLVPEELRERNLKLGSGSLRDVEFAVQLLQMVHGRVDEELRVRSTVEALGALTAGGYVGRDDGANLTASYQFMRSLEHRLQLQRLSRTHLLPAFDDVDNMRWLARAAHIRQEGELDATAVLREELKRQKSRIRRLHEKLFYRPLLEAATRFNTDELTLSDKSAERRLSALGYAKPERALSHIRALASSAGRRGQIQLLILPSLLEWIGNTPDPDAGLLNYRRLCDVMDDADWFIRLLRDDGVVAERLMHVLGTSEFIANLLMRSPEVIHLYSDGANGPKLCEVDPEDVARGLIASTVRQPDLKRAVAAARSHRRFELARVASADILGMMDVPAVCAALSSVWAAVLNAALTVVIAESERDRGEPAPARIAVIGMGRLGGGELGYGSDADVLFVCQPEPGVDEAPAVRWAQTVAEKVRSMLGSPSEDPPLEVDTGLRPEGRNGPVVRTLAAYSAYYDQWAQPWEIQALLRAHQVAGDDALGIDFLHMADRIRYPEGGVSADAVKEIRRIKARVDSERLPRGADPATHTKLGRGGLADVEWTVQLLQLRYGHRHVTLHNTSTLQSLDAIGAAELLGENDVALLKEAWLTATSARNALVLVRGKPIDQLPAPGRQLRAVAYAAGWPEDQAAEFLENYLRVTRRAKTVVRKVFGA; this is encoded by the coding sequence GTGACATCACTTCGTGGACGCGGCAGCGTGCCCAGCGCCGGCCGGCTCGGGCTGCTCGAGACCAGCGCCCCGGGCCACCTCGCGGACCTGGAGTGGGACAACGAGGATTCCGTCGACGTCTTGTGGGCTCTCTCGCGCGCACCGGACGCCGATCTCGCGCTGCGCGCACTGATCCGGATCAAGGGTGCCGTCGGAGCCGACGCCTGGGCCGAGGTCGACGATCTGATCCGCACCGACAAGGGGTTCCGGGGCCGGTTGTTCGCGGTGCTCGGCGGATCCGACGCGCTCGGTGACCACGTCGTCGCGGAGCCGTCGAGCTGGCGTCTGCTGACGACGTCGATGCTCCCGTCGGTCGACGAGATGAACGAGCGGATGCTGGCGTCGGTCGGCGCCACCCCGGAGCCCGGCGAATTGGAGAAGGGCAACAAGGTCTATCGCGCGGCGCTCACCGGTCCGAAGGCCGTGGTCGCACTGCGGATCGCCTATCGGGACCTGTTGCTGCAGTTGGCCGCCCACGACCTCGCGCCGACCGTCGAGGACGAGGAGGTGATGTACCTCCCCGAGGTCGGCGCCTATCTGGCCGATGCCGCCGACGCCGCCCTGACGGCCGCGTTGTCGGTGGCGATCGCCGAGGTCTGCGGCGACAAGCCGATGCCGGTCCGGCTCGCCGTCATCGCGATGGGCAAATGCGGGGCGCGCGAACTCAATTACGTCAGTGACGTCGATGTCGTGTTCGTCAGTGAGCCGGCCGACGGTGTCTCCGCGCGGATCGCCGGGGAGCTGATGCGGGTGGGGTCGCTGGCGTTCTTCGAGGTGGATGCGGCACTGCGTCCCGAAGGCAAGGCGGGCGCGCTGACCCGAACCGTCGACTCGCACCTGGCCTACTACCGGCGTTGGGCCAAGACCTGGGAGTTCCAGGCGCTGCTGAAGGCACGTCCGATGACCGGCGACATGCAGCTGGCCGACGAGTACCTCGCCGCGGTGAGTCCGCTGGTGTGGACGGCGGCCGAACGCGATGACTTCGTCCCCGAGGTGCAGGCGATGCGCCGCCGGGTCGAGTCGCTGGTGCCCGAGGAACTCCGCGAGCGCAACCTCAAACTGGGCAGCGGCAGCCTGCGCGACGTCGAGTTCGCCGTCCAGTTGCTGCAGATGGTGCATGGCCGCGTCGACGAGGAGCTCCGCGTGCGATCGACCGTCGAGGCCCTCGGCGCTCTCACCGCGGGTGGCTACGTGGGCCGCGACGACGGCGCGAACCTCACGGCGTCGTATCAGTTCATGCGATCCCTGGAACACCGTTTGCAGTTGCAGCGGCTCTCGCGTACCCACCTGTTGCCGGCCTTCGACGACGTGGACAACATGCGCTGGCTCGCCCGCGCGGCGCACATCCGTCAGGAGGGCGAACTCGATGCGACCGCGGTCCTGCGCGAAGAACTCAAGCGCCAGAAATCGCGGATCCGGCGGCTGCACGAGAAGCTGTTCTACCGTCCGCTGCTCGAGGCGGCGACCCGCTTCAACACCGACGAACTGACCCTGTCGGACAAGTCGGCCGAACGCCGGCTGTCCGCACTCGGATATGCGAAACCCGAACGGGCGCTGAGTCATATCCGGGCCCTCGCGTCGTCGGCTGGTCGTCGCGGTCAGATCCAGCTGCTGATCCTGCCGTCCCTGCTCGAGTGGATCGGCAACACCCCCGACCCCGATGCCGGGTTGTTGAACTATCGGCGGTTGTGCGACGTGATGGACGACGCCGACTGGTTCATCCGGCTGCTGCGCGACGACGGTGTGGTCGCCGAACGGTTGATGCACGTCCTCGGCACCTCCGAGTTCATCGCGAATCTGCTGATGCGATCACCCGAGGTGATCCATCTCTATTCGGACGGGGCCAACGGTCCCAAACTGTGCGAGGTGGATCCGGAGGACGTGGCCCGCGGCCTCATCGCGTCGACCGTGCGTCAACCCGACCTCAAACGTGCTGTCGCGGCGGCCCGTTCGCATCGACGGTTCGAGCTCGCCCGGGTGGCCTCCGCCGACATCCTCGGCATGATGGACGTGCCCGCGGTGTGCGCGGCACTCTCGAGCGTGTGGGCCGCGGTGCTCAACGCGGCCCTGACCGTCGTCATCGCGGAATCCGAGCGTGATCGCGGGGAGCCCGCGCCGGCGCGCATCGCCGTGATCGGCATGGGCCGGCTCGGTGGCGGCGAGCTCGGTTACGGTTCCGATGCCGACGTGTTGTTCGTCTGTCAGCCCGAGCCGGGCGTCGACGAGGCGCCGGCGGTGCGTTGGGCACAGACGGTCGCCGAGAAGGTGCGCTCGATGCTGGGGTCGCCCAGCGAGGACCCGCCGCTCGAGGTCGACACGGGTCTGCGCCCCGAGGGGCGCAACGGGCCGGTGGTACGGACCCTGGCCGCGTACTCCGCCTACTACGACCAATGGGCCCAACCGTGGGAGATCCAGGCGCTGCTCCGCGCCCATCAGGTCGCCGGTGACGACGCCCTCGGTATCGACTTCCTGCACATGGCCGATCGCATCCGCTATCCGGAGGGCGGGGTCTCGGCCGACGCGGTCAAGGAGATCCGGCGCATCAAGGCACGGGTCGACTCGGAGCGGTTGCCGCGCGGCGCCGACCCGGCCACCCACACCAAGCTCGGCCGTGGCGGACTGGCCGACGTCGAATGGACCGTGCAGTTGCTGCAGCTGCGTTACGGCCATCGCCATGTGACGTTGCACAACACGTCGACCCTGCAGTCGCTCGACGCGATCGGCGCGGCGGAGTTGTTGGGGGAGAACGACGTGGCCCTGTTGAAGGAGGCCTGGCTGACCGCGACCAGTGCGCGCAACGCGCTCGTGCTGGTCCGCGGCAAACCGATCGACCAGCTGCCGGCGCCGGGCCGGCAGCTGCGTGCCGTCGCCTACGCCGCCGGCTGGCCGGAAGATCAGGCCGCCGAGTTCCTGGAGAACTATCTGCGTGTCACCCGTCGGGCGAAGACGGTGGTACGCAAGGTGTTCGGGGCGTGA
- a CDS encoding MFS transporter has protein sequence MPRRSPWRRSPWLGLLVLCLPMLIVSMDVSVLFFAVPYIAADLAPTPEQQLWIFDVYGFVLAGLLLTMGSVADRIGHRRLLMIGAAGFSVASLAAAFATSAEMLIGARALLAVAGATLMPSTLAMIRHIFDDATQRTKAIAIWNAVLAGGVAVGPVISGLLLEHVWWGSVFLINVPIMVVLMLAAPLVLPGHTSTPGRRVDLLSAALVLGSMLPVVAAIKNLAADGWSVPRVLMLAVGLLVGVVFVMRQRRIEEPMVDLALLGERRFATSVWTNLVCMFALLGNSILMTQYLQSVLGFSPLRAALWSLAPSVAVGAMAPLAAGAAQRVGRLAVMVAGLLTGATGFATLGAFTGTDSLVAVLIGATLLASGIVATTSMIADHVVGVAPADRAGATSGLLETSSELGGALGIAILGSVVNAVFRAAFPGDLIGGEASRSLAGAVAAVPHLAPDQGAAVLAAAREAFVDGLTVAAWVGAAVLVVSAAVVCWALWDRPRTGAVDNGRVRAAADRDVSRIP, from the coding sequence ATGCCTCGCCGATCTCCCTGGCGCCGATCTCCCTGGCTCGGTCTGCTCGTCCTGTGCCTGCCGATGCTCATCGTGTCCATGGACGTGTCCGTCCTCTTCTTCGCCGTGCCATACATCGCGGCGGATCTGGCGCCGACTCCGGAGCAACAACTGTGGATCTTCGACGTGTACGGATTCGTCCTCGCGGGTCTGCTGCTGACGATGGGGTCGGTGGCCGACCGGATCGGGCACCGACGGCTGTTGATGATCGGGGCCGCGGGGTTCAGTGTGGCGTCACTGGCTGCCGCGTTCGCCACCTCGGCGGAGATGCTGATCGGCGCCCGGGCGCTCCTCGCGGTGGCCGGGGCGACCCTGATGCCCTCGACGCTCGCGATGATCCGGCACATCTTCGACGATGCCACCCAGCGAACGAAGGCCATCGCCATCTGGAATGCGGTGCTGGCCGGCGGCGTGGCGGTGGGTCCGGTCATCAGCGGCCTGCTGCTCGAACACGTCTGGTGGGGGTCGGTGTTCCTGATCAACGTGCCGATCATGGTGGTGCTCATGCTGGCCGCCCCGCTGGTCCTGCCGGGCCACACGTCGACGCCGGGTCGACGAGTGGATCTGCTGAGCGCCGCGTTGGTCCTGGGGTCCATGCTGCCGGTCGTCGCGGCGATCAAGAACCTCGCCGCCGACGGCTGGTCGGTGCCGCGGGTGCTGATGCTCGCGGTCGGACTGCTCGTGGGCGTGGTCTTCGTGATGCGGCAGAGGCGGATCGAGGAACCGATGGTCGATCTCGCACTGCTGGGTGAGCGACGATTCGCCACCTCGGTGTGGACCAACCTCGTCTGCATGTTCGCCCTGCTGGGCAACTCGATCCTGATGACGCAGTATCTGCAGTCGGTGCTCGGGTTCTCACCGCTGCGCGCAGCACTGTGGAGTCTGGCGCCGTCGGTCGCGGTCGGTGCGATGGCGCCGCTGGCCGCCGGTGCCGCGCAACGCGTCGGTCGGCTGGCCGTAATGGTCGCGGGATTACTCACCGGTGCAACGGGTTTCGCCACCCTCGGCGCATTCACCGGGACGGACTCGTTGGTCGCGGTGCTGATCGGGGCAACGTTGTTGGCGTCGGGCATCGTGGCGACCACGTCGATGATCGCGGACCATGTGGTCGGTGTGGCACCGGCGGACCGCGCCGGCGCGACGTCGGGGCTGCTGGAGACGTCGAGCGAACTCGGTGGGGCGCTGGGTATCGCGATCCTCGGCAGCGTGGTCAACGCGGTGTTCCGCGCCGCCTTCCCCGGCGACCTGATCGGAGGAGAGGCGTCGCGGAGTCTGGCGGGTGCGGTGGCCGCGGTACCGCACCTCGCGCCCGATCAGGGTGCGGCGGTGCTGGCCGCCGCGCGCGAGGCCTTCGTCGACGGCCTCACCGTCGCGGCGTGGGTCGGTGCGGCGGTGCTCGTGGTCTCCGCTGCGGTCGTCTGCTGGGCACTGTGGGACCGACCGCGTACCGGGGCCGTGGACAACGGTCGGGTCCGTGCCGCCGCCGACCGGGATGTCAGTCGGATCCCCTAG
- a CDS encoding phage holin family protein: MIRILIRTVVYLISAALGILVAGSILDDMNVHAAGFLLAVVIFAAAQLILGPFIVKFVRTNAEAFLGGVGLVSTFVALLLASLLGNDGIEISGVATWIGATVIVWVVTAVGTLFVPYLLAKAGVKHAREERADNAK, from the coding sequence ATGATCCGCATACTCATCCGTACGGTCGTCTACCTGATCTCGGCGGCCCTCGGAATCCTGGTGGCCGGTTCGATCCTCGACGACATGAACGTCCACGCCGCAGGCTTCCTGCTGGCCGTGGTGATCTTCGCTGCCGCGCAACTCATCCTGGGCCCGTTCATCGTCAAGTTCGTGCGTACCAACGCCGAGGCCTTCCTCGGTGGTGTCGGACTGGTCTCGACGTTCGTGGCGTTGCTGCTCGCGAGTCTGCTGGGCAACGACGGCATCGAGATCAGCGGGGTGGCCACCTGGATCGGCGCAACGGTGATCGTCTGGGTCGTCACGGCCGTCGGCACCCTGTTCGTGCCCTATCTGCTGGCCAAGGCCGGCGTGAAGCACGCCCGCGAGGAGCGCGCGGACAACGCGAAGTAG
- a CDS encoding endonuclease/exonuclease/phosphatase family protein, protein MGRFLRFLAVFVGCALLAGAGVAIWLHHHDSQGEIALYLTTAVPFAVIAGALAVVIFAATRRWILLALSVVVTLGVVYTQIPLWRAQAAPAGQPITIVSANILFGGADIDALARQVADADADLLSVQEVTPEALARLRAGSIARQLPYEYAVPGPVSAGTALFSRTPLRGQTQVDGTVLRNLEAQTDLAGAAGTRVLALHPGAPLRGRSQVWKDDIDSIRDHLSGLPPGPAIAAGDFNATWDQARYRALLQNGFADATDQAGAGFVATWPTDRPGGAPVIAIDHVITRGFVATSIRTFDLPGSDHRGVVVSLVAS, encoded by the coding sequence ATCGGCCGGTTCCTCCGGTTTCTCGCGGTCTTCGTCGGCTGTGCGCTGCTGGCCGGCGCCGGCGTGGCGATCTGGCTGCATCACCACGACTCGCAGGGGGAGATCGCGCTCTACCTCACCACCGCCGTGCCGTTCGCCGTCATCGCCGGTGCGCTGGCCGTGGTGATCTTCGCCGCCACCCGCCGCTGGATTCTGTTGGCGCTGTCCGTCGTCGTCACCCTCGGTGTCGTCTACACCCAGATCCCGCTGTGGCGGGCGCAGGCCGCGCCGGCAGGTCAGCCGATCACGATCGTCTCGGCGAACATCCTGTTCGGCGGTGCCGACATCGACGCGCTCGCCCGGCAGGTGGCGGACGCCGATGCCGACCTGCTGTCCGTACAGGAGGTGACGCCGGAGGCGCTGGCCAGGTTGCGGGCCGGCTCGATCGCCCGGCAGCTGCCCTACGAGTACGCGGTCCCCGGACCGGTCTCGGCCGGCACCGCCCTGTTCAGCCGGACGCCGTTGAGGGGCCAGACGCAGGTCGACGGTACGGTGCTGCGCAACCTGGAGGCGCAGACCGATCTCGCCGGTGCGGCCGGGACCCGCGTCCTCGCGCTGCATCCCGGCGCACCGCTGCGCGGCCGTTCCCAGGTGTGGAAGGACGACATCGACAGCATCCGGGACCACCTGAGCGGGCTGCCGCCGGGGCCGGCCATCGCGGCCGGTGACTTCAACGCCACCTGGGATCAGGCCCGCTATCGGGCGCTGTTGCAAAACGGTTTCGCGGACGCCACCGATCAGGCGGGGGCCGGATTCGTCGCCACGTGGCCCACCGACCGGCCCGGCGGAGCGCCGGTCATCGCCATCGACCACGTCATCACCCGGGGATTCGTCGCGACGTCGATACGGACCTTCGACCTCCCCGGTTCCGATCACCGCGGTGTGGTGGTATCACTGGTGGCATCATGA